The following proteins are encoded in a genomic region of Coffea eugenioides isolate CCC68of chromosome 6, Ceug_1.0, whole genome shotgun sequence:
- the LOC113775782 gene encoding uncharacterized protein LOC113775782 isoform X1 — translation MSASSKFDLSSNSPDRPLYTSGQRGSYSAASLDRSGSFRENTEMPILPAIPNMSRGSSAATQDVMSFFQCLRFDPKSMVTTLKLNRPVDFKRLASVSFGIPLEDPSSAPAKGKPVSSPSPEEFRRLKTSVREGCRKARERVKIFNESLSVMNKWFPTIQSRKRSRSDSFSSDRSNTLYSADRSVSATGISKMGAQSHVGANGFDVEQKSEERTKNSVPNKRTRTSMVDPRADARANTLARPSGTADRDREILKIPSSSAVQSEDRPSPLGVDGWEKSKMKKKRSGIKPDVAASSSAAKPMDGSRDFKQGMQPRLLADARSRLSESHGFRPVANGGMSKVDGSSQQSSSGTRSSISRLEQDNSPLLHDKRDRPTDKEKVNMKAINKTSAREDFSSGSPTSSTKLNATRGPRSGSSVGQKLSPVVSHATAANDWEVSQCTSKIPAAVGVNSRKRTPSMRSSSPPVAQWASQRPQKISRTARRSNFIPIVQSTDETSALDTASTDTGNERRLSGSSPQQVKLKGDHFSSAALSESEESGPPSEMKFKDKMKKSDGMEEKAGQNVQQMSNLMLPPRKKIISGDDHGDGIRRQGRTGRGFTSTRSLMPLTVEKLGNVRTAKQLRSARLGFDKTESKAGRPPTRKLSDRKAYTRQKHSAVSLATDFIVGSDDGHEVLLAAANAVTNPAPALSSSFWKQMEPLFRFVSDADVAYLKQKVEFEPITVSPMAASSGMVNPSSVSNGFGGNEIERGFKRQYSEDTQEHLSSATKTLEDVSLYQRLISALIPEGDEQFCHNENEDIRFDGYESGFEPETNVKSDSFCSQLSQNSDLSGNPASNGFRISANGGSFNELKHIMPDNSSLSIPDTRIPSYRNSQNGFPPDQALTPGVNCTEGQYSSMSINERLLLEIHCIGIFPEFAPDSANSGNEEISTEISKLNEIYYEQVSKRKGLVSRLLKSAVDTRELQDREFEQHALNKLVVMAYEKYMTCCGPNAHGMKSANGKMAKHAALAFVKRTLERCQEYQETGKSCFNEPLFRDIFVSGCSQLGDVQAMDSIADGESGKHEVRPSASTCAEQSPSSTNHDMFSDNLLSANLASEQISGKEETWSNRVKKKELSLDDVGGGAIAMSPAVTPGIGSSFSSGTKGKRSERDREGKGSSREVISRSGTTKTGRPTSAKGERKSKTKPKQKTAQLSASVNGLLGKMSEKPKVTVPSTQKTSNTSSSGMVKDKNDYGLDELEDPIDLSGLQIPEMDDLGVADDFGGQGQDIGSWLNIDDDALQDHDFMGLEIPMDDLSELNMMV, via the exons ATGTCAGCATCCAGCAAATTCGATCTGTCTTCTAATAGCCCAGACAGGCCTTTATACACTTCTGGGCAGCGTGGATCCTATTCTGCAGCTTCATTGGACAGATCTGGTAGCTTTAGGGAAAACACAGAGATGCCAATTTTACCAGCCATTCCAAACATGAGTAGAGGTAGTTCTGCTGCAACACAAGATGTGATGAGTTTCTTTCAATGTTTACGATTTGATCCAAAATCAATGGTTACAACCCTCAAACTTAATCGACCAGTGGATTTTAAGCGACTTGCAAGTGTTTCTTTTGGAATTCCATTGGAAGATCCTTCTTCAGCACCTGCAAAAGGCAAACCTGTGTCTTCTCCTTCACCTGAGGAATTTAGACGTCTCAAGACCTCTGTCCGTGAGGGCTGTAGAAAAGCTAG GGAACGTGTAAAAATATTCAATGAGTCATTATCTGTGATGAACAAGTGGTTTCCAACTATTCAATCACGGAAGAGATCCCGGTCAGATTCCTTTTCCAGTGACCGATCCAATACCTTGTATTCAGCTGATCGATCAGTTTCGGCTACAGGCATTTCTAAGATGGGTGCTCAGAGTCATGTTGGTGCAAATGGTTTTGACGTGGAGCAAAAATCAGAAGAGAGGACAAAGAATTCTGTACCAAACAAGCGCACCAGGACTTCTATGGTGGATCCCAGG GCGGATGCAAGGGCTAATACTCTTGCTAGGCCTTCAGGGACTGCAGATAGAGATAGGGAAATATTGAAAATTCCCAGTAGTAGTGCAGTCCAAAGCGAGGATCGGCCATCACCTTTAGGTGTTGATGGATGGGAGAAATCCAAGATGAAGAAAAAGCGGTCTGGGATAAAGCCAGATGTTGCTGCAAGCTCATCAGCAGCAAAACCTATGGATGGCTCTAGAGATTTTAAACAAGGGATGCAACCGCGGCTTCTTGCTGATGCCCGGTCAAGGCTGAGTGAGAGCCATGGCTTCAG ACCTGTTGCTAATGGAGGTATGAGCAAAGTTGATGGTTCCTCACAGCAAAGCAGTTCAGGCACACGATCATCGATCTCTCGGCTGGAGCAGGATAACAGCCCCCTTCTCCATGATAAAAGGGATCGCCCTACAGATAAAGAAAAAGTTAATATGAAAGCTATTAACAA GACAAGTGCTCGAGAAGATTTCAGCTCTGGTAGCCCTACATCAAGCACAAAACTGAATGCAACTCGAGGTCCACGGTCAGGTTCAAGTGTTGGGCAAAAATTGTCACCTGTGGTTTCTCATGCAACAGCTGCCAATGATTGGGAAGTTTCTCAGTGCACAAGCAAAATACCTGCTGCAGTTGGTGTAAACAGTCGGAAACGGACACCGTCGATGAGGTCTTCATCACCTCCTGTTGCCCAGTGGGCCAGCCAGAGGCCCCAGAAAATCTCAAGAACAGCAAGAAGAAGTAATTTCATACCTATAGTGCAGAGCACTGATGAAACCTCTGCTTTGGACACGGCATCTACAGACACTGGAAATGAAAGGCGCTTATCTGGAAGTTCTCCTCAGCAAGTTAAATTGAAAGGTGACCACTTCTCTTCAGCCGCATTGTCTGAAAGTGAGGAATCAGGGCCCCCCTCTGAAATGAAGTTTAAAGATAAGATGAAGAAGTCCGATGGCATGGAAGAAAAAGCTGGGCAGAATGTCCAGCAGATGTCAAACTTGATGCTACCACCAAGGAAAAAGATTATTAGTGGGGATGACCATGGAGATGGAATTCGAAGACAAGGCAGGACTGGACGGGGATTCACTTCAACTAGGTCCTTAATGCCATTAACTGTTGAAAAGCTTGGAAATGTGAGAACTGCAAAACAGCTTAGAAGTGCCAGACTTGGATTTGACAAAACTGAAAG TAAGGCAGGTCGTCCGCCCACTAGGAAGCTCTCTGACCGTAAAGCTTATACACGTCAGAAGCATTCTGCAGTCAGTTTAGCAACAGATTTTATTG TCGGTTCAGATGATGGACATGAAGTACTACTCGCTGCTGCAAATGCTGTTACTAATCCAG CCCCAGCACTTTCCAGCTCATTTTGGAAGCAGATGGAGCCACTCTTTCGGTTTGTATCTGATGCAGATGTGGCCTATTTGAAACAGAAG GTGGAGTTTGAACCAATCACGGTGTCACCCATGGCAGCATCTTCAGGGATGGTAAATCCTAGTTCAGTGTCCAATGGTTTTGGGGGTAATGAAATTGAAAGAGGATTTAAAAGACAATATAGCGAAGATACCCAGGAGCATTTATCCTCTGCCACAAAGACTCTTGAGGATGTCTCCCTCTACCAGAGACTGATTTCAGCTCTCATTCCTGAAGGAGATGAACAATTTTGCCACAATGAAAATGAAGACATCAGATTTGATGGTTATGAGTCTGGATTTGAGCCTGAGACAAATGTAAAATCAGATAGTTTCTGTTCTCAGCTCTCTCAAAACTCTGATTTATCAGGAAATCCTGCCTCTAATGGTTTTCGCATAAGTGCTAACGGGGGATCCTTTAATGAGCTCAAACATATTATGCCAGACAATAGCAGTTTGTCCATTCCAGACACTAGAATTCCAAGCTACAGAAATTCACAAAATGGTTTCCCACCAGACCAAGCACTGACGCCTGGCGTCAACTGCACTGAGGGTCAGTACAGTAGTATGTCGATAAATGAACGACTTCTCCTGGAAATTCATTGTATTGGAATCTTTCCTGAATTTGCG CCTGATTCTGCAAATTCTGGGAATGAAGAGATCTCTACAGAAATTAGTAAATTGAATGAGATTTACTATGAACAG GTTTCAAAAAGGAAGGGTTTAGTTAGCAGACTGCTGAAATCTGCTGTTGACACCAGAGAGCTTCAAGACAG GGAGTTTGAACAGCATGCTCTCAACAAACTCGTAGTAATGGCTTATGAGAAATATATG ACTTGCTGTGGTCCTAATGCTCATGGGATGAAAAGTGCAAATGGTAAAATGGCCAAACATGCTGCTTTAGCTTTTGTAAAGAGGACATTGGAACGTTGCCAAGAATATCAGGAAACTGGAAAAAGCTGCTTTAATGAACCCTTGTTCAGGGACATTTTCGTTTCTGGGTGCTCCCAGCTTGGTGATGTCCAAGCTATGGATTCTATTGCTGATGGTGAATCTGGCAAACATGAAGTTAGACCTTCAG CTTCTACATGTGCAGAGCAGAGCCCTTCTTCAACCAATCATGACATGTTTTCTGATAACCTCCTGTCTGCAAATTTAGCTTCAGAACAAATTTCTGGTAAGGAAGAGACCTGGTCAAATAGGGTAAAAAAGAAGGAATTGTCACTTGATGATGTTGGTGGTGGTGCAATTGCCATGTCACCAGCTGTCACACCAGGTATTGGGAGTTCATTTTCAAGCGGTACGAAGGGAAAGAGGAGTGAAAGAGACAGAGAAGGAAAAGGTAGTAGTAGAGAGGTTATATCCAGAAGTGGAACAACCAAAACAGGCAGGCCTACATCGGCTAAGGGAGAAAGGAAGTCTAAGACAAAACCAAAGCAGAAAACTGCACAGTTGTCTGCATCAGTCAATGGCCTTCTTGGGAAGATGTCTGAGAAGCCTAAAGTTACCGTACCTTCAACGCAAAAAACAAGTAATACAAGCTCAAGTGGCATGGTCAAAGATAAAAATGACTATGGCTTGGATGAACTAGAAGACCCTATTGACTTATCCGGCTTGCAGATCCCTGAAATGGATGACCTAGGTGTCGCTGATGATTTTGGAGGTCAGGGACAAGACATAGGATCATGGTTGAACATTGATGACGATGCATTGCAAGATCATGATTTTATGGGCCTTGAAATTCCAATGGATGATCTGTCGGAACTAAATATGATGGTCTGA
- the LOC113775782 gene encoding uncharacterized protein LOC113775782 isoform X2, which yields MSASSKFDLSSNSPDRPLYTSGQRGSYSAASLDRSGSFRENTEMPILPAIPNMSRGSSAATQDVMSFFQCLRFDPKSMVTTLKLNRPVDFKRLASVSFGIPLEDPSSAPAKGKPVSSPSPEEFRRLKTSVREGCRKARERVKIFNESLSVMNKWFPTIQSRKRSRSDSFSSDRSNTLYSADRSVSATGISKMGAQSHVGANGFDVEQKSEERTKNSVPNKRTRTSMVDPRADARANTLARPSGTADRDREILKIPSSSAVQSEDRPSPLGVDGWEKSKMKKKRSGIKPDVAASSSAAKPMDGSRDFKQGMQPRLLADARSRLSESHGFRPVANGGMSKVDGSSQQSSSGTRSSISRLEQDNSPLLHDKRDRPTDKEKVNMKAINKTSAREDFSSGSPTSSTKLNATRGPRSGSSVGQKLSPVVSHATAANDWEVSQCTSKIPAAVGVNSRKRTPSMRSSSPPVAQWASQRPQKISRTARRSNFIPIVQSTDETSALDTASTDTGNERRLSGSSPQQVKLKGDHFSSAALSESEESGPPSEMKFKDKMKKSDGMEEKAGQNVQQMSNLMLPPRKKIISGDDHGDGIRRQGRTGRGFTSTRSLMPLTVEKLGNVRTAKQLRSARLGFDKTESKAGRPPTRKLSDRKAYTRQKHSAVSLATDFIDDGHEVLLAAANAVTNPAPALSSSFWKQMEPLFRFVSDADVAYLKQKVEFEPITVSPMAASSGMVNPSSVSNGFGGNEIERGFKRQYSEDTQEHLSSATKTLEDVSLYQRLISALIPEGDEQFCHNENEDIRFDGYESGFEPETNVKSDSFCSQLSQNSDLSGNPASNGFRISANGGSFNELKHIMPDNSSLSIPDTRIPSYRNSQNGFPPDQALTPGVNCTEGQYSSMSINERLLLEIHCIGIFPEFAPDSANSGNEEISTEISKLNEIYYEQVSKRKGLVSRLLKSAVDTRELQDREFEQHALNKLVVMAYEKYMTCCGPNAHGMKSANGKMAKHAALAFVKRTLERCQEYQETGKSCFNEPLFRDIFVSGCSQLGDVQAMDSIADGESGKHEVRPSASTCAEQSPSSTNHDMFSDNLLSANLASEQISGKEETWSNRVKKKELSLDDVGGGAIAMSPAVTPGIGSSFSSGTKGKRSERDREGKGSSREVISRSGTTKTGRPTSAKGERKSKTKPKQKTAQLSASVNGLLGKMSEKPKVTVPSTQKTSNTSSSGMVKDKNDYGLDELEDPIDLSGLQIPEMDDLGVADDFGGQGQDIGSWLNIDDDALQDHDFMGLEIPMDDLSELNMMV from the exons ATGTCAGCATCCAGCAAATTCGATCTGTCTTCTAATAGCCCAGACAGGCCTTTATACACTTCTGGGCAGCGTGGATCCTATTCTGCAGCTTCATTGGACAGATCTGGTAGCTTTAGGGAAAACACAGAGATGCCAATTTTACCAGCCATTCCAAACATGAGTAGAGGTAGTTCTGCTGCAACACAAGATGTGATGAGTTTCTTTCAATGTTTACGATTTGATCCAAAATCAATGGTTACAACCCTCAAACTTAATCGACCAGTGGATTTTAAGCGACTTGCAAGTGTTTCTTTTGGAATTCCATTGGAAGATCCTTCTTCAGCACCTGCAAAAGGCAAACCTGTGTCTTCTCCTTCACCTGAGGAATTTAGACGTCTCAAGACCTCTGTCCGTGAGGGCTGTAGAAAAGCTAG GGAACGTGTAAAAATATTCAATGAGTCATTATCTGTGATGAACAAGTGGTTTCCAACTATTCAATCACGGAAGAGATCCCGGTCAGATTCCTTTTCCAGTGACCGATCCAATACCTTGTATTCAGCTGATCGATCAGTTTCGGCTACAGGCATTTCTAAGATGGGTGCTCAGAGTCATGTTGGTGCAAATGGTTTTGACGTGGAGCAAAAATCAGAAGAGAGGACAAAGAATTCTGTACCAAACAAGCGCACCAGGACTTCTATGGTGGATCCCAGG GCGGATGCAAGGGCTAATACTCTTGCTAGGCCTTCAGGGACTGCAGATAGAGATAGGGAAATATTGAAAATTCCCAGTAGTAGTGCAGTCCAAAGCGAGGATCGGCCATCACCTTTAGGTGTTGATGGATGGGAGAAATCCAAGATGAAGAAAAAGCGGTCTGGGATAAAGCCAGATGTTGCTGCAAGCTCATCAGCAGCAAAACCTATGGATGGCTCTAGAGATTTTAAACAAGGGATGCAACCGCGGCTTCTTGCTGATGCCCGGTCAAGGCTGAGTGAGAGCCATGGCTTCAG ACCTGTTGCTAATGGAGGTATGAGCAAAGTTGATGGTTCCTCACAGCAAAGCAGTTCAGGCACACGATCATCGATCTCTCGGCTGGAGCAGGATAACAGCCCCCTTCTCCATGATAAAAGGGATCGCCCTACAGATAAAGAAAAAGTTAATATGAAAGCTATTAACAA GACAAGTGCTCGAGAAGATTTCAGCTCTGGTAGCCCTACATCAAGCACAAAACTGAATGCAACTCGAGGTCCACGGTCAGGTTCAAGTGTTGGGCAAAAATTGTCACCTGTGGTTTCTCATGCAACAGCTGCCAATGATTGGGAAGTTTCTCAGTGCACAAGCAAAATACCTGCTGCAGTTGGTGTAAACAGTCGGAAACGGACACCGTCGATGAGGTCTTCATCACCTCCTGTTGCCCAGTGGGCCAGCCAGAGGCCCCAGAAAATCTCAAGAACAGCAAGAAGAAGTAATTTCATACCTATAGTGCAGAGCACTGATGAAACCTCTGCTTTGGACACGGCATCTACAGACACTGGAAATGAAAGGCGCTTATCTGGAAGTTCTCCTCAGCAAGTTAAATTGAAAGGTGACCACTTCTCTTCAGCCGCATTGTCTGAAAGTGAGGAATCAGGGCCCCCCTCTGAAATGAAGTTTAAAGATAAGATGAAGAAGTCCGATGGCATGGAAGAAAAAGCTGGGCAGAATGTCCAGCAGATGTCAAACTTGATGCTACCACCAAGGAAAAAGATTATTAGTGGGGATGACCATGGAGATGGAATTCGAAGACAAGGCAGGACTGGACGGGGATTCACTTCAACTAGGTCCTTAATGCCATTAACTGTTGAAAAGCTTGGAAATGTGAGAACTGCAAAACAGCTTAGAAGTGCCAGACTTGGATTTGACAAAACTGAAAG TAAGGCAGGTCGTCCGCCCACTAGGAAGCTCTCTGACCGTAAAGCTTATACACGTCAGAAGCATTCTGCAGTCAGTTTAGCAACAGATTTTATTG ATGATGGACATGAAGTACTACTCGCTGCTGCAAATGCTGTTACTAATCCAG CCCCAGCACTTTCCAGCTCATTTTGGAAGCAGATGGAGCCACTCTTTCGGTTTGTATCTGATGCAGATGTGGCCTATTTGAAACAGAAG GTGGAGTTTGAACCAATCACGGTGTCACCCATGGCAGCATCTTCAGGGATGGTAAATCCTAGTTCAGTGTCCAATGGTTTTGGGGGTAATGAAATTGAAAGAGGATTTAAAAGACAATATAGCGAAGATACCCAGGAGCATTTATCCTCTGCCACAAAGACTCTTGAGGATGTCTCCCTCTACCAGAGACTGATTTCAGCTCTCATTCCTGAAGGAGATGAACAATTTTGCCACAATGAAAATGAAGACATCAGATTTGATGGTTATGAGTCTGGATTTGAGCCTGAGACAAATGTAAAATCAGATAGTTTCTGTTCTCAGCTCTCTCAAAACTCTGATTTATCAGGAAATCCTGCCTCTAATGGTTTTCGCATAAGTGCTAACGGGGGATCCTTTAATGAGCTCAAACATATTATGCCAGACAATAGCAGTTTGTCCATTCCAGACACTAGAATTCCAAGCTACAGAAATTCACAAAATGGTTTCCCACCAGACCAAGCACTGACGCCTGGCGTCAACTGCACTGAGGGTCAGTACAGTAGTATGTCGATAAATGAACGACTTCTCCTGGAAATTCATTGTATTGGAATCTTTCCTGAATTTGCG CCTGATTCTGCAAATTCTGGGAATGAAGAGATCTCTACAGAAATTAGTAAATTGAATGAGATTTACTATGAACAG GTTTCAAAAAGGAAGGGTTTAGTTAGCAGACTGCTGAAATCTGCTGTTGACACCAGAGAGCTTCAAGACAG GGAGTTTGAACAGCATGCTCTCAACAAACTCGTAGTAATGGCTTATGAGAAATATATG ACTTGCTGTGGTCCTAATGCTCATGGGATGAAAAGTGCAAATGGTAAAATGGCCAAACATGCTGCTTTAGCTTTTGTAAAGAGGACATTGGAACGTTGCCAAGAATATCAGGAAACTGGAAAAAGCTGCTTTAATGAACCCTTGTTCAGGGACATTTTCGTTTCTGGGTGCTCCCAGCTTGGTGATGTCCAAGCTATGGATTCTATTGCTGATGGTGAATCTGGCAAACATGAAGTTAGACCTTCAG CTTCTACATGTGCAGAGCAGAGCCCTTCTTCAACCAATCATGACATGTTTTCTGATAACCTCCTGTCTGCAAATTTAGCTTCAGAACAAATTTCTGGTAAGGAAGAGACCTGGTCAAATAGGGTAAAAAAGAAGGAATTGTCACTTGATGATGTTGGTGGTGGTGCAATTGCCATGTCACCAGCTGTCACACCAGGTATTGGGAGTTCATTTTCAAGCGGTACGAAGGGAAAGAGGAGTGAAAGAGACAGAGAAGGAAAAGGTAGTAGTAGAGAGGTTATATCCAGAAGTGGAACAACCAAAACAGGCAGGCCTACATCGGCTAAGGGAGAAAGGAAGTCTAAGACAAAACCAAAGCAGAAAACTGCACAGTTGTCTGCATCAGTCAATGGCCTTCTTGGGAAGATGTCTGAGAAGCCTAAAGTTACCGTACCTTCAACGCAAAAAACAAGTAATACAAGCTCAAGTGGCATGGTCAAAGATAAAAATGACTATGGCTTGGATGAACTAGAAGACCCTATTGACTTATCCGGCTTGCAGATCCCTGAAATGGATGACCTAGGTGTCGCTGATGATTTTGGAGGTCAGGGACAAGACATAGGATCATGGTTGAACATTGATGACGATGCATTGCAAGATCATGATTTTATGGGCCTTGAAATTCCAATGGATGATCTGTCGGAACTAAATATGATGGTCTGA